The nucleotide window TAAATTCATAGCGGTGGCGGTGACGCTCGTACACTAACTCTTCACCGCTGTATGCCGAACGTGCTACTGAGCCCTCTTTTAGCTTACATGGATATAAGCCTAAACGTAGTGTACCACCTAAATCTGTATCCTCTGATTGATCTGGTAAGAAGTCAATAATCGGATATTTTGTGCTATTATCTAGTTCTGTTGAGTGGGCACCTTCTAACCCCATCACATTGCGAGCAAATTCAATTGTCGCAAGCTGCATACCTAAGCAAATACCTAAGAATGGTACATTATTTTCACGCGCATAGCGAATTGCTTCAATTTTCCCTTCAATACCACGATCACCAAAGCCACCTGGTACTAAAATGCCATCTGCTTGGTTTAATAGCTCTTCCACATTTTCAGCTGTTACATTTTCAGCGTTTACCCAATCAATTTCGATATCTGAATTATAAACATAGCCTGCATGCTTCAATGCCTCTACAACAGAAATATAAGCGTCCTGTAACTCTACATATTTCCCTACTAGAGCAATGCGTGTTTTGTTTTCTAAGTTTTTCACTTTATGAACAAGCTCTTTCCAATCTTCCATATCCGCTTTTGGTGCTTTAATGCCAAAATGATCTAAAACGATTTGGTCAAAGCCTTGTGCAAGTAAGTTTAGTGGCACTTCATATAAATGCTCTGCATCGCGTGATTCAATAATATCCGTTGAGCGAACATCGCAGAATAGCGCAATTTTATCCTTCATTTCCTGTGGTACAGGCTGCTCTGTACGCAATACGATAATGTTCGGTTGAATACCTAATGAACGCAATTCTTTTACAGAGTGTTGAGTTGGCTTTGTTTTCATTTCCCCAGCTGCTTTAATATAAGGCATTAATGTACAATGGATATACATCACATTTTCATGCCCTAAATCACGACGCATTTGGCGAATCGCTTCTAAAAATGATAGTGATTCGAAATCTCCTACTGTACCGCCAATTTCAGTAATAACAACATCCGCAGACGTTTCGCGACCAGCACGTTGAATGCGGTCTTTAATTTCATTTGTTACATGAGGAATTACTTGAACTGTTCCACCGTTATAATCGCCACGACGTTCTTTGTTTAAAACAGATTGATATACTTTACCTGAAGTAACTGTTGAGTGTTTGCCAAGGTTTATATCAATAAAACGCTCATAGTGACCTAAGTCTAAATCTGCCTCTGCGCCATCATCTGTTACGAAAACCTCACCATGCTGGTATGGGCTCATCGTACCTGGATCGATATTTAAATATGGATCAAACTTTTGAATTGTTACTTCTAATCCACGATTTTTTAATATGCGACCTAGTGATGCAGCAACAATCCCCTTACCTAGTGAAGATACAACGCCACCTGTTACGAAAATATACTTTGTCATCCTGTATTCCTCCTTCAAAATATAAAAAACTTGGTTCACACTACAAGTTTTGCTGGGTAAATCAACAACAAAAAACGCTCCACCTGCAGTATAGTTTGCAGGGGGAGCGTGTTACGTATACGGTCAATCTCCTTTTTTAAGGAGCCCAATTAAAAGATTAAACGGAAGCGGAAAAGAAGTCAAGAGTTTTTGCTTATGTTCATTCAATTAATGTCGAAGGCGATATTACTCCTCGATTTCTTCCTCTTCTTCTTCTAGCTCTTCTTCTTCATCGATAAGGAATTCATCATCTTCCTCTATTAAATCCTCATCAATCTCTTCGTCGATATCTTCAATTTCTTCTGTATCAAAATCGATTAGTTCTTCTTCAATTTCTTCGTCATCTTCTACGAATTCCTCGAAGTCTTCTTCAAAGCCGATATCATCTTCATCAAGATCTTCTAGCTCTTCTTCATCTTCAACTAGTTTCGATTTTTTCTTGCGTACTTTAACTGTTGGTGCAGTTTCTTCTTCAATTGTTTCAATTTTATACCAAATGCGTAGACCCCAGCCATTTTCATGGTTCAATAGAAAGCGACCATCTATGTTCATATCTGTATAAAATTGTACTAAATAGCCTTGTAATGCTTCATCAGATAAGCCATTGAAAGATTGAATTTCTTTTAATAAGTCGGCGAATAAAAGCGGTGATTTTCTTTCCTCTAAAATTGCGTATGCTAAGTCGATTAACGACTCTTCTGCTAGTTGTTCCTTTGTCATTTCACGAAGGTTCAAAATTGCGCACGTCCTTTCTTTTTACGTGTAAAGTTAAATCATGATAACCATTATATACAAACATAGCCCTACTATGCTAGCATCATTTCCTGTTTTTTATTTTTGCAACCTCTTTTGCACCGATATAAAAGAGAAATGCTGATAGTAGAAGTAAAGGAATCGAAGCCATTTGTCTATTATACAGCATAAAAGTGGCGAATAAGCCTGTTAAAATAACCATCAATGTTAGAAAGCTTTTCATTTTGCCACCTCACCTTGTTGTATAATACGCACTATTAAGTATACTGCAATTTTTGCATTGGTATATATTATTTCGCTTCTATTTTGCAAAAATTTTTCACGAAAGAAACTGCTTGAAAAGTCTATATCTTTCCAAGCAGCCTATCTATCTTACATATTACGACGGTATTGCCCGCCTACTTCATATAATGCCTTGGTAATTTGCCCTAAGCTTGCTACCTTCACTGTTTCCATTAATTCTGCAAAAATATTGCCGCCTGTTACAGCTGCTTGCTTTAAGCGTTGAATTGCTGCCTCAGCTTGCGTTGCATGACGTGTTTGGAATGCTTGTAAGTTGGCAATTTGTAAATCCTTTTCTTCCTTCGTTGCACGTGCAATTTCCATACTGTCAATTTGCTCTGCTGATGGCGGATTTGGATTTAAATATGTGTTCACACCGATAATCGGTAGCTCACCTGAATGCTTCAAATGCTCATAATACATCGATTCCTCTTGGATTTTACCGCGCTGATATTGCGTTTCCATTGCACCTAGCACACCGCCACGGTCATTCATACGATCAAACTCCTCTAGAACAGCCTGCTCCACTAAGTCCGTTAATTCCTCAATAATAAAGGCACCTTGCAGCGGATTTTCATTTTTTGACAAGCCATGCTCCTTCGTAATAATCATTTGAATCGCCATCGCACGGCGCACAGATTCCTCTGTTGGCGTTGTAATTGCTTCATCATAGGCATTTGTATGCAATGAGTTACAATTATCCTGCAATGCCATTAAAGCCTGTAATGTTGTACGAATATCATTAAAATCAATTTCCTGTGCATGCAAGCTACGCCCAGATGTTTGAATATGATATTTCAGCTTTTGCGAGCGATCATTCGCACCGTATTTATCACGCATAACGATTGCCCAAATACGGCGTGCTACACGTCCGATTACCGTATATTCAGGGTCTAAGCCATTCGAGAAGAAGAAGCTTAAATTCGGCGCAAAATCATCGATATGCATACCACGGCTTAAATAATATTCCACATAGGTAAAGCCGTTTGCTAATGTAAAGGCAAGCTGCGAAATCGGGTTAGCTCCAGCCTCCGCAATATGATAGCCTGAAATGGATACAGAATAGTAGTTACGCACTTTATGGTCAATGAAATATTGTTGAATATCGCCCATCATGCGCAGCGCAAATTCCGTTGAGAAAATACAAGTATTTTGCCCTTGGTCTTCTTTTAAAATATCTGCCTGCACTGTGCCACGTACGACTTGCAGCGTTTTTGCACGCACTTCGGTAAATTCCTCTACGCTTAATGTGCGCCCTAGCTCCTCTTCACGAGCTTTTACTTGCTGGTCAATTGCTGTGTTCATAAACATTGCTAAAATGATTGGTGCTGGCCCGTTAATTGTCATCGATACAGAGGTAGAAGGTGCACATAAATCAAAGCCAGCATACAGCTTTTTCATATCGTCTAACGTACAAATGCTGACACCCGACTCCCCAACTTTTCCATAAATATCCGGACGAGTATGTGGGTCTTCTCCGTATAATGTCACTGAGTCAAACGCTGTAGATAAACGCTTTGCATCATCGTCCTTCGATAGGTAGTGGAAGCGTTTATTCGTGCGCTCTGGCGTTCCTTCACCCGCAAATTGGCGCTTCGGGTCCTCGCCTTCCCGTTTGAATGGGAATACCCCTGCTGTATATGGGAATTCCCCGGGTACATTTTCTGCATAAACCCAGCGTAAAATTTCACCGTAATCCACAAAGCGTGGCAATGCCACCTTCGGAATTTTTGTACCTGCTAACGATGTCGTACGCAAAATTGTGCGAATTTCCTTATCGCGCACTTTCGTCACAAGCTCCTCGCCCGCATACGCTTCTTTTAAGGCTGCCCAGTTAGCTAAAATGCGCTTTGATTCAGCTGATAACTCATTTTTAACGCTTTCTATTAGCGTATCAATCGAAGCAAGCAAAGCCTCTTCTGTTGCAGGCAATTGCTGCTTCGTGCCTTCAAGCTGATATAATTTGCGCGCGAAGTCGACTTGCTGCTGCGCCTTTTTATGATAGCCACGCACCGTATCTGTAATTTCACGTAAGTAATAGCGGCGGTCATTCGGAATAATAACATCCTGCTTTTGCGTTTTAATGGATTGCTCATACGATGTTGCCCAGTCTAGCTCAAACTTCTCGTTAATTGTTTTAACAAGAGCTGCAAATAAAGAGTTTGTCCCTTTA belongs to Lysinibacillus louembei and includes:
- a CDS encoding CTP synthase, which codes for MTKYIFVTGGVVSSLGKGIVAASLGRILKNRGLEVTIQKFDPYLNIDPGTMSPYQHGEVFVTDDGAEADLDLGHYERFIDINLGKHSTVTSGKVYQSVLNKERRGDYNGGTVQVIPHVTNEIKDRIQRAGRETSADVVITEIGGTVGDFESLSFLEAIRQMRRDLGHENVMYIHCTLMPYIKAAGEMKTKPTQHSVKELRSLGIQPNIIVLRTEQPVPQEMKDKIALFCDVRSTDIIESRDAEHLYEVPLNLLAQGFDQIVLDHFGIKAPKADMEDWKELVHKVKNLENKTRIALVGKYVELQDAYISVVEALKHAGYVYNSDIEIDWVNAENVTAENVEELLNQADGILVPGGFGDRGIEGKIEAIRYARENNVPFLGICLGMQLATIEFARNVMGLEGAHSTELDNSTKYPIIDFLPDQSEDTDLGGTLRLGLYPCKLKEGSVARSAYSGEELVYERHRHRYEFNNEFREAMEAEGLVFSGVSPDNKLVEVIELPEKKFFVAAQFHPELISRPQRPQPLFREFVGAAFNK
- the rpoE gene encoding DNA-directed RNA polymerase subunit delta, which encodes MNLREMTKEQLAEESLIDLAYAILEERKSPLLFADLLKEIQSFNGLSDEALQGYLVQFYTDMNIDGRFLLNHENGWGLRIWYKIETIEEETAPTVKVRKKKSKLVEDEEELEDLDEDDIGFEEDFEEFVEDDEEIEEELIDFDTEEIEDIDEEIDEDLIEEDDEFLIDEEEELEEEEEEIEE
- the icmF gene encoding fused isobutyryl-CoA mutase/GTPase IcmF, whose protein sequence is MEKVEVYRPKHHVRFVTASSLFDGHDASINIMRRILQASGVEVIHLGHNRSVEEVVNAAIQEDAQGIAISSYQGGHMEYFKYMYDLLREKGAPHIKIYGGGGGVILPREIKELHEYGIAGIFSPEDGRQLGLQGMINRQIEGTDFSTVQGDFLAKLEQLSTNTPEILANLITAAEIGGDDVQPLLEEARAKSKNTPVLGITGTGGAGKSSLTDELIRRFLQEFPDKKVAIISVDPTKQKTGGALLGDRIRMNAIFNNRVYMRSLATRGSHTELSASIGDVLDVVKVAGYDLIVVETSGIGQGDAEITKHTDFSMYVMTSEFGAPTQLEKIDMIDYADIIAINKFERKGSEDALRQVQKQYQRSRELWTANLDDMPVYGTIASQFNDKGTNSLFAALVKTINEKFELDWATSYEQSIKTQKQDVIIPNDRRYYLREITDTVRGYHKKAQQQVDFARKLYQLEGTKQQLPATEEALLASIDTLIESVKNELSAESKRILANWAALKEAYAGEELVTKVRDKEIRTILRTTSLAGTKIPKVALPRFVDYGEILRWVYAENVPGEFPYTAGVFPFKREGEDPKRQFAGEGTPERTNKRFHYLSKDDDAKRLSTAFDSVTLYGEDPHTRPDIYGKVGESGVSICTLDDMKKLYAGFDLCAPSTSVSMTINGPAPIILAMFMNTAIDQQVKAREEELGRTLSVEEFTEVRAKTLQVVRGTVQADILKEDQGQNTCIFSTEFALRMMGDIQQYFIDHKVRNYYSVSISGYHIAEAGANPISQLAFTLANGFTYVEYYLSRGMHIDDFAPNLSFFFSNGLDPEYTVIGRVARRIWAIVMRDKYGANDRSQKLKYHIQTSGRSLHAQEIDFNDIRTTLQALMALQDNCNSLHTNAYDEAITTPTEESVRRAMAIQMIITKEHGLSKNENPLQGAFIIEELTDLVEQAVLEEFDRMNDRGGVLGAMETQYQRGKIQEESMYYEHLKHSGELPIIGVNTYLNPNPPSAEQIDSMEIARATKEEKDLQIANLQAFQTRHATQAEAAIQRLKQAAVTGGNIFAELMETVKVASLGQITKALYEVGGQYRRNM